The genomic DNA TATCTATTACTTTAAAACTTCCTATATTTAAATTTGCAGGTAAAATGTCACTAATCCCTGATGTTTTAATATCAAATATAAGGGCTTCATTATTATCTATATCATTATTATAATTTCTTACAGAAAATGTTCCATTTCCATTTCCCCTTATAATTGCCACATCTTTATCATTTAATATAACACTAATTTTTGATTGTGCATTCGTAATAAGCTTAACTTCTGAGTACTCTTCGCTTACATTAGAAATTACCCCTATAAAGTTCCCTAAATACATTACAGCCTGATTTAGTTTTATTCCATCTTTGCTACCTTTTGATAAGTATATAACATCATCATTTAGCGTTTCAACTAATTTTATTTCCGCTGTTATTGTATTATAATTTTCCTTTTCTTTTAAATCTAACGTTCTTCTAAAATTTTCATTTTCAATTTTTAGATTTTCAAGTTTTGAAAGTTCTAATTTTTGTTTATTAATGGTTTCAACTAATTTTTTATTATCATCAATATATTTATCAAGTGAAGAAATAAGTAAAATCTTATCTCTAAATTTTATTGTCTTGTCATATATATTTGATTTATAATCAACCATTTTATAATTTAATTTTACAACTTGATTTTTCAAAAATGTAAATCCATTAGAAATCGGCTTTTTTATAAAAAAAATCAAAATAACAACTATTAATATTTTTATAATTTTAGCTATTCTCTTTCTCTTGCTATTTCTATTCATACTCCCTACTTTCATATCATGTAAATCATTATAATTATATCATAATAAACTATCTTAATCAAATTTTATATAAACCATTGACTTTATGATTTCAAATATGTTAATATTATTCGTAATACCGAAGTGGTCCGCTGCATTATATATGATATGAACACTTTATAATGAAGGGAGTGTATATTTTTGAAAGAGAAGTTAATTGAAATAGTTGAAAAAGATTATTTTAAAACAGAAATACCTCAATTTAAAGCTGGAGATACTATTGCTGTTCACTACAAAGTAAAAGAAGGAAACAAAGAAAGAATCCAAGTTTTTGAAGGTATTGTAATAAGAATCTCTGGAGCTACAATAGCTAGAAATTTCACTGTAAGAAAAGTTTCTTCTGGTATAGGAGTTGAAAGAATAATTCCTATGAATTCTCCTTTAATTGACAAAATTGAAGTTAAGAGAATTGGTAAAGTAAGAAGATCTAAACTTTACTACTTAAGAGAATTATCAGGAAAAGCAGCTCGTATTAAGGAAATTAGAAAATAAAAAATAATAAAATTAAACAAAATGATAAAAGTCCAGTATTTCTGGACTTTTTCTATATACTAATATTTTAAAATTATCAGTATTTTTAGTTAAAAAAATAGCTAATATACTTCTATTGGTAACTTAATGGTAACACACTGGCAACATAATGGTAACAAATACATTCCAAATGTATAATTGTTTAAAATACTGTTTTATAGTAC from Caviibacter abscessus includes the following:
- the mreC gene encoding rod shape-determining protein MreC — translated: MNRNSKRKRIAKIIKILIVVILIFFIKKPISNGFTFLKNQVVKLNYKMVDYKSNIYDKTIKFRDKILLISSLDKYIDDNKKLVETINKQKLELSKLENLKIENENFRRTLDLKEKENYNTITAEIKLVETLNDDVIYLSKGSKDGIKLNQAVMYLGNFIGVISNVSEEYSEVKLITNAQSKISVILNDKDVAIIRGNGNGTFSVRNYNNDIDNNEALIFDIKTSGISDILPANLNIGSFKVIDKGYFSRTKELVFRPTYNVNKIKVVLLIKKEEI
- the rplS gene encoding 50S ribosomal protein L19; protein product: MKEKLIEIVEKDYFKTEIPQFKAGDTIAVHYKVKEGNKERIQVFEGIVIRISGATIARNFTVRKVSSGIGVERIIPMNSPLIDKIEVKRIGKVRRSKLYYLRELSGKAARIKEIRK